GCCCGCCAGCTCAAAACGCCCGACCCGGCTCTGCTTGGCATCGGTAAAGGCGCCTTTGTGGTGGCCGAAAAGCTCGCTTTCAAACAGGCTATCCGGGATGGCCGCCATATTCACGGCAATAAAAGCATGCCCGCTGCGGCTTGAAAGGCGGTGAATACGTTGCGCCAGCTGGGACTTGCCGGTGCCGTTTTCCCCCAAAATCAAAATATTGGCATCGGTTTTAGCCACCTGCGCCACCAGGGCGTCCAGGGCCTGCATCGGTTCGGACTCGCTGATCCAGACCTGCTGCTGCGCCCCTTCGCCGCTGAGCAGCTGCTCAAAACCGCTGTTTTTCTGCTGCAACTTGTTAAGCTGTAGCTGCTGCTCAATGCTTTGCAGCAAACGGTGTTTATCCCAGGGTTTTTCGATAAAATCCCCCGCTCCCTGCTTTAAGCCCTGCACCGCCAGTTCGATACTGCCCCAGGCGGTCATCAGGATCACCGGCACTTGCTGCTGTTGTAAAAACGCCAGCTGCGCCAGGCCTTCGGCGCCGCTGGTGGTATCCCGGCTGAAATTCATATCCAACAGCACCAAATCCGGGTTATCCCGGCTTACCCTGACGGCAATTTCCTTCGGCGATGCCGCTTCCAGGGTCTGATACCCGTGGGCATTGAGCAATAAGGCCAGTGACAAACGGATATCCTCGTCATCATCGGCGATCAATATACGGGCAGCGGCCGCGCTTGCATGATTTCCCATTTCTAAGCTCTTTATATATCACAAACAAAACAACAAACAGGTAAAACCCCAAGCGGGGTTTTACCTGGCAGCCCGGATTCTACCCGGGCGCTTTAAGGCTGCGGCAATCCGGGATCACAATTCCCGCAGCGCCTGCATAGGGTCGGCTTTGATAATGCGCCAGGCCGGCAGGGCAACCGCCGCCAGTACCGTCATCACCAGAGCGAGATCAAGCACTAACATGGTCTGCCAGTCAAAACCTGGCATCATGCTAACCTGTTCTTTTACTTGTGTATAGCCAAAGACGGATAAGACAAAACCCAGACTCAGACCGATAACCAGCATCCACAGCGCTTCTTTGAAAATAATTTTCAGCAAACCCGCCTGTTTGGCGCCCGTTGCCATACGCACCGCCAGTTCATAACGTTTCTGGTTGGTGGTCAGCTGGGTCAGGCCGCCCACCCCTATCACCGCCAAAAACAGAGTTAATCCCGTCATGGTTAAGATCACCGCCAGGCTGAGCCTCTGCTCCAGGGTCTGCTCGTCCCAGCGATCCGCCAGCGACTGAACCCTGAGATCGATCAAGCGGGGAAACTGCTGTTTCAGGGCCTGTTCGATTGCCGCCGGCTCCAGGTTTTCCCCTTCCGGCATAAGTACGGTTAACCGCAAACGGCCGGTCACCATTCTCGGGCTGGTATAGATATTCGGGAAGATAAACTCGTCCAGGGAGCCGGCCCGGGCAAGGGTATTGCCCACGATTCCTATGATCACGCTCGGGACATCATCACTGTTGATGCTGGTCATCAGGGTTTTACCGATAATTTGCTGGTAATCCTGGCCGGGAAAAACTTTCTGCGCCATGCGCTCATCAATAACTATCACCCGTTCATTGGCTTCGATTTGCTGCCGGCTCGGCTCCTTGCCCGCCAGGAATTCGATATCAAAAGCAGTGAAGTAATTCTCGCTGAACTCCCGGCTTAAAAACAAGATTTGCTCGGGATACTTAGGATCCATCATGACATTAATATTGATCTGGCTGCTCAGGGGGCTGGTGGCGGTAGTCACCACTTCACTGCCGGGCAGCAATGAGGCAAGAGATGCCGCCAGCTCCTTTTGCAGCTGCTGGTATTCGCTGCCGGCATATTCCTCAAATTCCCCCAAAGATGCCGCCCAGGCCTCATCGGCAAATTCCCAGCTGAGCTCATAACTATTATTAAGCCGGTAACCCAGATCCTGGTAGACAATATCGTAACTTTGCTTGGCCAGCATCACGGAAGCGGTTAACAAGACCGTCGCCAGGGATAACTGGACTATCATCAACAGCCGGCTCAGCCCCTGGTTATTCTGGGCGGCAATGCCTTTACCGCTGCTGTTGAGGGTATCAGTGAGGGCATGCTTGTTGACATCAAGCAGCGCCACCAGGCTAAAAATAACCGCCAGGGCGGTCACGATTACAAAAGCCAGGATTATGGTCACCGGATTCAGGGCCAGCATATCCAGCAATGGCAGGGTTTCACCGGCAATCACAGGCAGGCCCCTTAGTGCCCAGCCGGCAACCAGCAAACCTAAAACCGCCGCCAGCATAAAGCTGGGCAGATTTTCCAGGATGATCATAGCGCGCAGCCGCGTCAGGCTGGCTCCCAGGCTGAGCTGGATGGCAAATTCCTTACTGCGCCCTTGGTAGTGGGCAATAAACAAATTCAATAAGTTCAGGCTGGCCATCACCAATAAGCCGATCACCGCGGCAAAAAGGATCAGCACTAAGCTTTTGCTGTCCTGCACCAGGCTGTCGCGGTACAGGCTGTTTTCCACCATCAAAGGCTTGGATTTGACAAAATCAAGCAACCTGGGATCATCAAAATTGGTCTTAAGGTAGTTGTCGAACCAGTTCAGGAGCAACGGCTTATCAGGCAGCCCTGCCCCATTGCTTCTGAGCAGCAGCTGGGTAACCGAGTCATCTATATTGCCCGTGTCTTCCTGCGCCAGCAATTTTTCCGGCTCGGTGATCAGCCAGATCTGTTGCGGCAATATTGCCTGCTCTGAATCGACCGCACTGATGTCCCGGATCACCCCGGCGAGAATATAAGACTTATCACCGGCGATTATGGTTTCCCCCAGGGCCGACTCCCGGCCGGAAAAAGCCTGCTGCCATAGTGAATGCGAGATCCAGATGCTTTTCTCCGGTGCGGTTTTATCCGTGCCCTGTCCGATTAACAGCGGCGTGCCCAACACATCCAGGATATTGCTGGAAGCATCATAGTAGGTCACGGGATAGGCGACATCATTGATCGATACCTGGCCCTCGTCGGCCCGGATCGCTCCCCACAGCCCATGGTCGGCAAAACTCTGCTGAAAATCCGCCACACGCCGCCAGGTAAAATAAGACACCTGCAGGCTATCGGATATTTTCAGCCGCATCGAAAAGCTGTGGAGGTTTTCTTCATCCTTAATGCCCGGCAGCGGCTGGAACAGCAGCACAGAAACGATGGCGATAACGCTGAGCACGGCGGCCAGGGTCAGGCCTAAGGTGACGATAAGGGGTAAACTCAGGCGCGGCAGCGAAAAAACCCGGCCGATGCCATGTAACAATGAACGCTGGTAAATACTCATGCCGCCCCCTTAACCTTTTGCTCTGTCACTATCTGGCCGTCCAGCAGCTGAATCTGCCGGTTGGCGCAGCGGGTATAGCGGCTGTCATGGGTCACCATCACTATGGTGGCCCCCTGCTTATTAAGCTCCGCCAATAAATTCATCACCTGATCGCCGTTTTTGGTGTCCAGGTTGCCTGTGGGCTCATCCACCAGCAATAAATCCGGCTCTCCCACCAGGGCGCGGGCAATGGCGATACGCTGCTGCTGTCCCCCGGACAGCTGGTTAGGTTTGTAATGTTTCCTGTGCCCCATACCCACCTGCTCCAGGCTGGCTTCCACCCGGGTTTTAATTTCATCCTTGCGGCAATTCCTGTGTTCCAGCACCAGGGCCACATTCTCAAAAACCGACAAGGTATCTATCAGGTTAAATGACTGGAACACATAACCTACATGGCGGTTACGTATCTGGCTGCGCTGATCTACGGTTAAACCCGAGGTTTGGATATCCGTCAGCCGGTACTCTCCCTGACTGGCGCTGTCCATTAACCCCATGATGGACAGCAAGGTCGACTTGCCGCAGCCGGAAGGGCCGGTAATGGCAACAAATTCTCCCTGATAGATATCCAGGGAAACCCCCTGCAGGGCATGGGTTTGTATCTGCTGGCCGGTATAGGACTTATGGATATCCCTCATGGTCACCACGGCTTTTTGCTTGTCCGAAACATTCTCTGATACTTTGTCTGATAGAGAGTTTGCTACATTAACAGGTTTCATGTTTTTTCCTTTAATTCTTTGCTATCTGTTGCTTTACGCTAATTTTGTTCTTTTATTGCACCAGTGAAACCTGGGCATACTGGCCGAAGGCTTCCATATTGCTGGTGATGATTTCATCCTTATGTTCCAGGCCGCTTGTTACCAGAAGCTTGCCCCGGGAAAGTTCGCCGAAAGTCACCGCCTTTTGTCTGGCCTGACCGGATGTATCCCGCACAAACACTTGCTGTGTGCTGTGGGGGCGCATACCCGAAAACTGGTTGATATAAAGGGCATCCGGGGTTGTTTTCATAAAGATGCTGGCGGTAACCGGCAGCGCCGGACGGGCATTGCCGGTAAGCGCCGAGTCAAGTACGGCTTCCGCCAGCACCACGCCGTTATTGACTAAAGTTTCAATACGGCTGATATGGCCGCTGACCTCGCCTTTTTGCGTATCTATAGTTACCCGGGCATTGAGATCGATTTGATCCGCCAGCCGCTGCGGGATCCGCAAACGGGCAATCAGCTCCTTGTCGCTGCCCACTTTTGCCAGCGACTGGCCCAGCTGCACGCTTTGCCCCAGTTCCACTTCCAACTCCTGCACCGTGCCGCTGATCCCCGCCTTTACCTGCATATTTTCATATTGCATCGCCAGCACCCGGATATTCGCCTGCTGCTGGGCGATTTCAATGTCCCGCTGCTTCAGCTGGAATAACTGCATCTCCTGCAGCTGCTGGTATTTTTCCCGTTCGAACACTAAACGTTTCTTTTGTTGTTTTACCGCTAATTTTGCCCTTTGCAGCTCAATTTTCGCGGCAACTCCCCGCGCCATCAAATCCTGGTTAACACTAAGTTCCAGCTCAGCCTCTTCAATGCCAGCCTCGATATCGGCAATACGTCCCTGGTAATTAAGACGTTCGTTTTGCTGTTCGTATTCAAACGCCGCTTTTTGCGCCTGCTGCTGTGCCAGCAGGCCTTTTGCCTGATTCAATTCCTGCTCAAGCCTGGGGTTTGACAGGCGCAGAATCACAGTATCCAGCTCCACTTTGGCGCCCGGGCGGATCAGGACTTCGGCAACCTTGCCCTGTGCCGGCGCCGTTAACAGCCGCTCCTTGGCCGAATAGAACTCGCCATAGGCTTCGGCATAAAGGGTCAGCTCCCCCTGCTGCACCCGGGTAAAATTTAACTCATTGATATTGATGTCGGGAACATCAGTGCCGGTCAGGCCATAGGCGGCACAGGCAACCCCGGTTGCCAGCGCGGCGGCGATTAACCATTTTCGTCTTTGATAACGATTTGTCGTCAGTTCTATTTTCATGGCAAAACTCCGTATTTCTTCACTTTTTATCCCCTGTGGCTGGCCTGAGCGCTATATTCACCGGCCAGCGGGGCATGATACGGATATAGAAATATTGTGCCAAAAAGAACAACTGTTTAAAAACAATAACTTAAAAGACTCTTGCGGAGCCGGAACTATGGCCTTTGTTCGCCTTTGGGACCGGCATACCCGTTTTCGAACAAACAGGCGAAAATTAATTTGCGATAAACTCCCCCCCTTGCCGCCTTTATGATTAAAATAACAAATATAAAAAAGCAACAGGAGCTTTAAGCAATGAAGCGAGCAATTCTTAATGTCGTGGTCGGATCCCTCAATCCGGTTAAGATTAACGCGGTACACACGGCATTATCTGCCTTATTTCCCGAGCACCAGGTGGAATGCCATGGCCAGCACGCCCCTTCACTGGTCGCCGACCAGCCCATGAGTGCGGATGAAACCCGGGAAGGGGCCATTAACCGGGTGCTCTACTGCCAGCAACAGGCAGAATCCCATGAAGCAGCAGATTTCTACATCGCCATCGAAGGCGGCGTAGACAACTTCGAATATGGCCCATCCACTTTTGCCTATGTTGTGGTCGACAACGGCGAAAGGCAAAGTGTTGGCCGCACCGCCATTTTGCCCCTGCCGAAAAGCGTTTACCAGGCCCTGCAGGAAGGTGAAGAATTAGGGGATGTTATGGATCAGCTGTTTAACACCCAAAATATCAAACAACAGGGAGGGGCCATAGGTTTGCTCACCAATCATCTGCAAACCCGGCAAAGTGTTTACAACCAGGCATTGATTTTAGCCATGGCGCCGTTTCTTCATCCGGATCTTTACCAATAAGGCCTATCCAGTGTCTAATCCTAAGGTAAATTGATGTTTTTTATGAAGC
This genomic window from Thalassomonas viridans contains:
- a CDS encoding sigma-54-dependent transcriptional regulator, which produces MGNHASAAAARILIADDDEDIRLSLALLLNAHGYQTLEAASPKEIAVRVSRDNPDLVLLDMNFSRDTTSGAEGLAQLAFLQQQQVPVILMTAWGSIELAVQGLKQGAGDFIEKPWDKHRLLQSIEQQLQLNKLQQKNSGFEQLLSGEGAQQQVWISESEPMQALDALVAQVAKTDANILILGENGTGKSQLAQRIHRLSSRSGHAFIAVNMAAIPDSLFESELFGHHKGAFTDAKQSRVGRFELAGGGTLFLDEIGTLPLALQPKLLRVLESGHYEVLGSSKTQTADVRLISATNADLEQLVADKAFRQDLLFRLNTLVLTLPPLRERTGDIMPLSRHFLEGFSCRYQKKGLVLGECAELALKQHSWCGNVRELSHVIERAVLLAPDNSVIPASRLSLSAGKSPEPDVPLQPLEELEQQLIRKALAATNGHVAKAAPLLGLSRNAMYRRLEKFGIVHDT
- a CDS encoding efflux RND transporter periplasmic adaptor subunit encodes the protein MKIELTTNRYQRRKWLIAAALATGVACAAYGLTGTDVPDININELNFTRVQQGELTLYAEAYGEFYSAKERLLTAPAQGKVAEVLIRPGAKVELDTVILRLSNPRLEQELNQAKGLLAQQQAQKAAFEYEQQNERLNYQGRIADIEAGIEEAELELSVNQDLMARGVAAKIELQRAKLAVKQQKKRLVFEREKYQQLQEMQLFQLKQRDIEIAQQQANIRVLAMQYENMQVKAGISGTVQELEVELGQSVQLGQSLAKVGSDKELIARLRIPQRLADQIDLNARVTIDTQKGEVSGHISRIETLVNNGVVLAEAVLDSALTGNARPALPVTASIFMKTTPDALYINQFSGMRPHSTQQVFVRDTSGQARQKAVTFGELSRGKLLVTSGLEHKDEIITSNMEAFGQYAQVSLVQ
- a CDS encoding FtsX-like permease family protein — protein: MSIYQRSLLHGIGRVFSLPRLSLPLIVTLGLTLAAVLSVIAIVSVLLFQPLPGIKDEENLHSFSMRLKISDSLQVSYFTWRRVADFQQSFADHGLWGAIRADEGQVSINDVAYPVTYYDASSNILDVLGTPLLIGQGTDKTAPEKSIWISHSLWQQAFSGRESALGETIIAGDKSYILAGVIRDISAVDSEQAILPQQIWLITEPEKLLAQEDTGNIDDSVTQLLLRSNGAGLPDKPLLLNWFDNYLKTNFDDPRLLDFVKSKPLMVENSLYRDSLVQDSKSLVLILFAAVIGLLVMASLNLLNLFIAHYQGRSKEFAIQLSLGASLTRLRAMIILENLPSFMLAAVLGLLVAGWALRGLPVIAGETLPLLDMLALNPVTIILAFVIVTALAVIFSLVALLDVNKHALTDTLNSSGKGIAAQNNQGLSRLLMIVQLSLATVLLTASVMLAKQSYDIVYQDLGYRLNNSYELSWEFADEAWAASLGEFEEYAGSEYQQLQKELAASLASLLPGSEVVTTATSPLSSQININVMMDPKYPEQILFLSREFSENYFTAFDIEFLAGKEPSRQQIEANERVIVIDERMAQKVFPGQDYQQIIGKTLMTSINSDDVPSVIIGIVGNTLARAGSLDEFIFPNIYTSPRMVTGRLRLTVLMPEGENLEPAAIEQALKQQFPRLIDLRVQSLADRWDEQTLEQRLSLAVILTMTGLTLFLAVIGVGGLTQLTTNQKRYELAVRMATGAKQAGLLKIIFKEALWMLVIGLSLGFVLSVFGYTQVKEQVSMMPGFDWQTMLVLDLALVMTVLAAVALPAWRIIKADPMQALREL
- the yjjX gene encoding inosine/xanthosine triphosphatase, with amino-acid sequence MKRAILNVVVGSLNPVKINAVHTALSALFPEHQVECHGQHAPSLVADQPMSADETREGAINRVLYCQQQAESHEAADFYIAIEGGVDNFEYGPSTFAYVVVDNGERQSVGRTAILPLPKSVYQALQEGEELGDVMDQLFNTQNIKQQGGAIGLLTNHLQTRQSVYNQALILAMAPFLHPDLYQ
- a CDS encoding ABC transporter ATP-binding protein, encoding MRDIHKSYTGQQIQTHALQGVSLDIYQGEFVAITGPSGCGKSTLLSIMGLMDSASQGEYRLTDIQTSGLTVDQRSQIRNRHVGYVFQSFNLIDTLSVFENVALVLEHRNCRKDEIKTRVEASLEQVGMGHRKHYKPNQLSGGQQQRIAIARALVGEPDLLLVDEPTGNLDTKNGDQVMNLLAELNKQGATIVMVTHDSRYTRCANRQIQLLDGQIVTEQKVKGAA